The following proteins come from a genomic window of Blastococcus sp. HT6-30:
- a CDS encoding alpha-hydroxy-acid oxidizing protein, protein MDTAGVGRRRQNEVYRAGVFGHSPRVPVGLRRLQERAERVLDARAYAYVAGGAGDEVTQRANRAAFDRWAVVPRVLRDASVRDTSVELFGRRLPAPLLLGPVGALELVHDEADLAVARAAAATGVPMVFSNQGSVAMEVCAEAMGDAPRWFQLYWSSSDELVESLIGRAEAAGCDALVVTLDTTMLGWRPRDLDLGHLPFALGKGIAQYTSDPVFRRLVEERAAAGGPKQPQPRPTPAAIKALVSMARAWPGSFRDNLRSPLPRAAVDTFLSIYSRPSISWTDLAWLRSRTKLPILLKGVLHPDDARRALDEGMDGVVVSTHGGRQVDRSIPALDALPDVVAAIGDRAPVLLDSGIRTGADVFTAVALGARAVLLGRPFAWGLALAGEEGVRQVVSDVLGEFDLTLGLTGHTAIDQLNPDILHRVP, encoded by the coding sequence CCGGGCCGGGGTCTTCGGCCACTCCCCGCGCGTGCCGGTCGGCCTCCGGCGGCTGCAGGAACGCGCCGAGCGGGTCCTCGACGCGCGCGCCTACGCCTATGTCGCCGGCGGCGCCGGTGACGAGGTCACCCAGCGCGCCAATCGGGCCGCCTTCGACCGGTGGGCGGTCGTGCCGCGCGTCCTGCGCGACGCCAGCGTCCGCGACACGTCGGTGGAGCTCTTCGGTCGCCGGCTGCCGGCTCCCCTGCTGCTGGGCCCGGTCGGCGCTCTGGAGCTGGTGCACGACGAGGCCGACCTGGCCGTGGCCCGGGCGGCCGCCGCCACCGGGGTGCCGATGGTGTTCTCCAACCAGGGCTCGGTGGCGATGGAGGTGTGCGCGGAGGCGATGGGCGACGCGCCGCGCTGGTTCCAGCTGTACTGGTCCAGCTCCGACGAGCTCGTGGAGAGCCTCATCGGGCGGGCCGAGGCCGCCGGCTGCGACGCCCTCGTGGTCACCCTCGACACGACGATGCTCGGCTGGCGGCCCCGCGACCTGGACCTCGGGCACCTGCCGTTCGCGCTCGGCAAGGGGATCGCGCAGTACACCTCCGACCCGGTCTTCCGCCGGCTGGTCGAGGAGCGCGCAGCAGCCGGCGGGCCGAAGCAACCCCAGCCGCGCCCGACGCCGGCCGCGATCAAGGCGCTGGTGAGCATGGCACGGGCGTGGCCGGGCTCGTTCCGCGACAACCTGCGCTCGCCACTCCCCCGCGCCGCCGTCGACACGTTCCTCTCCATCTACTCCCGCCCGTCGATCAGCTGGACGGACCTGGCCTGGCTGCGCTCCCGCACGAAGCTGCCCATCCTGCTCAAGGGCGTGCTGCACCCGGACGACGCCCGGCGCGCGCTGGACGAGGGCATGGACGGCGTCGTCGTCAGCACCCACGGCGGGCGGCAGGTGGACCGCTCGATCCCGGCGCTGGACGCGCTGCCCGACGTCGTGGCGGCGATCGGCGACCGGGCGCCGGTGCTGCTCGACAGCGGCATCCGCACCGGCGCCGACGTGTTCACCGCGGTCGCCCTGGGCGCGCGCGCCGTGCTGCTGGGCCGGCCGTTCGCCTGGGGCCTCGCGCTCGCCGGCGAGGAGGGCGTCCGGCAGGTCGTCTCCGACGTGCTGGGCGAGTTCGACCTCACCCTCGGGCTGACCGGGCACACCGCCATCGACCAGCTGAACCCGGACATCCTCCACCGCGTCCCCTGA
- a CDS encoding phosphatase PAP2 family protein, with product MRSTRNLDARLHSFVGSLPTSPADRWLRRLSTAADHGTLWILIALVLGARPGPLRRGALRGVGSMALTSAVVNAVLKRAFGRVRPDLANLHTERRLRREPGSLSFPSGHAGSAAAFVTGLALESPVAGAVLAPVALGVGYSRVHVGVHYPGDVLAGFAVGGAVAAAGRHRWRTARDDGSRPR from the coding sequence GTGCGCTCCACCCGGAACCTCGACGCGCGCCTGCACTCCTTCGTCGGGTCGCTGCCCACCAGCCCTGCCGACCGCTGGCTGCGCCGGCTGTCCACCGCCGCCGACCACGGCACGCTCTGGATCCTGATCGCCCTCGTCCTGGGCGCCCGGCCGGGGCCGCTGCGGCGGGGCGCCCTGCGCGGGGTCGGCTCGATGGCGCTGACCAGCGCGGTGGTCAACGCCGTCCTCAAGCGGGCGTTCGGGCGGGTGCGGCCGGATCTGGCCAACCTGCACACCGAGCGCCGGCTGCGGCGCGAACCGGGCAGCCTCTCCTTCCCGAGCGGGCACGCCGGCTCGGCCGCGGCCTTCGTCACCGGCCTGGCGCTGGAGAGCCCCGTGGCCGGGGCCGTGCTCGCCCCGGTCGCCCTGGGCGTCGGCTACTCGCGGGTGCACGTCGGGGTCCACTACCCCGGTGACGTGCTGGCCGGGTTCGCGGTGGGCGGCGCGGTGGCCGCGGCCGGCCGGCACCGCTGGCGAACGGCCCGGGACGACGGCTCGCGACCTCGGTGA
- a CDS encoding CGNR zinc finger domain-containing protein — MDYDTYGSTAVELAIALANADLGTDDGVARFLAAHDEWFTHGTSLDLAPTDAAKAAATATLVRAVALAESQPDVLARLNELLALARPHPYATDHDGELHLHYARPDTPALEQLTTTVAMGLSQVVVQHGWQRLGVCSAEGCDDVYVDTSRNASRRYCSNTCASRSTVAAYRARRKS, encoded by the coding sequence TTGGACTACGACACCTACGGGTCGACCGCGGTCGAGCTGGCCATCGCCCTGGCCAACGCCGACCTCGGAACCGACGACGGCGTGGCGCGCTTCCTGGCGGCGCACGACGAGTGGTTCACGCACGGGACGTCGCTGGACCTGGCCCCCACGGACGCCGCGAAGGCGGCCGCCACGGCGACGCTGGTGCGCGCCGTCGCGCTGGCCGAGTCGCAGCCCGACGTCCTCGCCCGGCTCAACGAGCTGTTGGCGCTCGCCCGGCCACACCCCTACGCCACCGACCACGACGGCGAGCTGCACCTGCACTACGCCCGCCCCGACACTCCCGCCCTCGAGCAGCTGACGACGACGGTCGCGATGGGCCTGTCACAGGTGGTCGTGCAGCACGGCTGGCAGCGCCTCGGCGTCTGCTCGGCCGAGGGCTGCGACGACGTCTACGTGGACACCTCGCGCAACGCCAGCCGCCGCTACTGCTCCAACACGTGCGCCAGCCGCTCGACGGTGGCCGCCTACCGCGCGCGCCGGAAGTCCTAG
- a CDS encoding MFS transporter, with protein MRAYLTVWRLPSAKTLLLAGFAGRLPSAMVPLALLLMVQRQTGSYAVAGLAAATLGIASAGMAPVLGRLADRKGPRRILLAQSALYPLLLGLLVGVTLGGAPEPAVIAASALAGASTPLVSGTVRALWSRTDPRSRSTAYALDATATELVFVVGPTLVATLAVLAAPAWAMAVAGGLAVTGALGIARAARSWVPEPAPSAGLFTTVLAPGIPRVLISGSAVMLGFGALEVAIPAFADSSGSPALSGLLLAVWSLGSVAGGLWFGARVMSASLPRQYRWLLFGVTIGLAPLAWVSSPWALGVLLFLGGTVIAPTLTVQSSLVGSLAPVHATTEAFTWLSTITVGASAVGAALGGALIETSAGVPGALVLACAGAAAAVVVTLVPGRRPATRPAGAREPVAA; from the coding sequence GTGCGTGCCTACCTCACCGTCTGGCGGCTCCCCTCCGCCAAGACGCTCCTCCTCGCCGGCTTCGCCGGCCGCCTGCCGTCGGCCATGGTGCCGCTCGCGCTGCTGCTCATGGTGCAGCGGCAGACCGGTTCCTACGCGGTCGCGGGTCTCGCCGCGGCCACGCTCGGGATCGCTTCGGCCGGAATGGCGCCGGTCCTCGGCCGCCTCGCCGACCGGAAGGGCCCCCGCCGCATCCTGCTCGCGCAGTCGGCGCTCTACCCGCTGCTGCTCGGCCTGCTGGTCGGCGTCACCCTCGGCGGCGCCCCGGAGCCGGCGGTCATCGCCGCCTCCGCCCTCGCCGGCGCCAGCACGCCGCTGGTCTCCGGCACCGTCCGGGCCCTGTGGTCCCGCACCGACCCGCGCTCCCGCTCCACCGCCTACGCGCTGGACGCCACCGCCACCGAACTGGTCTTCGTCGTCGGCCCCACGCTGGTCGCCACCCTCGCCGTGCTCGCCGCGCCGGCGTGGGCGATGGCCGTCGCGGGTGGGCTGGCCGTCACGGGTGCGCTCGGGATCGCCCGCGCCGCCCGCTCGTGGGTGCCCGAGCCGGCCCCTTCTGCGGGCCTGTTCACCACCGTGCTGGCGCCGGGCATCCCCCGCGTCCTGATCAGCGGCTCGGCCGTGATGCTCGGCTTCGGGGCGCTCGAGGTGGCCATTCCGGCCTTCGCCGACTCCAGCGGCTCGCCGGCCCTTTCCGGCCTGCTGCTGGCGGTGTGGTCGCTGGGCTCGGTGGCCGGCGGCCTGTGGTTCGGCGCCCGCGTGATGAGCGCATCGCTGCCTCGCCAGTACCGGTGGCTGCTGTTCGGCGTCACCATCGGCCTCGCGCCGCTGGCCTGGGTGTCCAGCCCGTGGGCGCTGGGCGTGCTGCTCTTCCTGGGTGGCACCGTGATCGCCCCGACCCTCACCGTGCAGAGCTCGCTGGTCGGCTCGCTCGCCCCGGTGCACGCCACCACCGAGGCGTTCACCTGGCTGTCCACCATCACCGTCGGCGCCTCGGCCGTCGGTGCCGCCCTCGGTGGTGCGCTGATCGAGACCTCCGCGGGGGTGCCCGGCGCGCTGGTGCTGGCCTGTGCCGGTGCGGCGGCGGCCGTCGTCGTCACCCTGGTGCCCGGCCGCCGTCCGGCGACGCGGCCGGCCGGCGCCCGCGAGCCCGTCGCCGCGTGA
- a CDS encoding transglycosylase domain-containing protein, whose protein sequence is MSSRPTAEGLLLPGVEEAPVSRPRRRGVVLRLALALVLAGALLAALALPVVGGVSVATRSGAGLLQPVSDELLHRTPPGNTRVLAADGSLIAEFYRRNRTVVPSEAIAPVMKDALVAIEDSRFFSHGGVDGKGLARALLRNLSAGEVVEGGSTLTQQLVKQIRLQSATDPDAREAATDESIGRKLREAQLALAMEQQYSKDEILTRYLNRVYFGAGAYGVAAAAETYFGVTPDALTLAQAATLAGLVQSPTQYDPFTAPERATERRDVVLARMAELGLADPAAVAEARSAPVTLTPGDGPPRGCREARIGGFFCDYALSYLTDTLGVARERIETGGLTVETTLDPVMQQAGDAAVRQTLALEDPRAGIYTAVEPGTGRVLAMSVNRIFGAAQGDRTRTTVNLPVVAGQGAGSTYKVFTAAAALEQGFGLGHVISTPDPYVSTVYRDGDGPYDVENAGRYRQRLDMEQALYMSSNTYFLALEDQLGSVEAPVRMAQRLGLASLDPVADQIVAENRGSFTFGPEATSPLHLANAYATLAAGGTRCAPNPIARVLDRDGQPLLGEDGQPLGGPRCEGEVVPPGLAHTLNQALRKDVEPGNPGQTGRRAYIPGHQIAGKTGTTQNNYSIAFVGYTPQIAASVMVYDPVENRDVGGFGGGKGAQIWHDALQPILGARQPVPFPPADPFFVQGTRATVPPGCIGRSADRCRGLLGSRNLGAVLIAVDSARPPGVVVGIDPGPGTVVDQSRAVSVLVSNGARWVPPPPPPPTPEPTPTPQPPAPTEPTTPPPPPSTEPTPEPTPTPQPPAPTEPTPPPPAPTEPSPTEPTPPPAPAEPTPPPPAPTEPTPPPPAPTEPSPTERTPPPPAPTEPSPTEPTPAPAPAEPTPPPPPPAEPTAGTPEPPPETAAPSPSAAEE, encoded by the coding sequence GTGTCGTCCCGTCCCACCGCCGAGGGCCTGCTGCTGCCCGGGGTCGAGGAGGCACCCGTCTCCCGCCCCCGCAGGCGCGGGGTGGTGCTCCGGCTGGCGCTGGCACTGGTCCTGGCAGGGGCGCTGCTCGCCGCACTGGCGCTGCCGGTGGTCGGTGGGGTCTCGGTCGCCACCCGCTCCGGCGCCGGGCTCCTGCAGCCGGTCTCCGACGAGCTGCTCCACCGCACCCCACCCGGCAACACCCGCGTGCTGGCCGCCGACGGCTCGCTGATAGCGGAGTTCTACCGGCGCAACCGCACCGTGGTGCCCAGCGAGGCGATCGCCCCGGTGATGAAGGATGCGCTGGTCGCCATCGAGGACAGCCGCTTCTTCTCCCACGGCGGCGTCGACGGCAAGGGCCTGGCCCGGGCGCTGCTGCGCAACCTCTCGGCCGGCGAGGTGGTCGAGGGCGGCTCCACGCTCACCCAGCAGCTGGTCAAGCAGATCCGGCTGCAGTCGGCCACCGATCCCGACGCACGCGAGGCCGCCACCGACGAGAGCATCGGCCGCAAGCTCCGCGAGGCGCAGCTGGCGCTCGCGATGGAGCAGCAGTACAGCAAGGACGAGATCCTCACCCGCTACCTGAACCGGGTCTACTTCGGGGCCGGCGCCTACGGCGTGGCAGCGGCCGCGGAGACCTACTTCGGGGTGACGCCGGACGCGCTCACGCTCGCGCAGGCCGCCACCCTCGCCGGGCTGGTGCAGAGCCCCACCCAGTACGACCCCTTCACGGCGCCCGAACGCGCCACCGAGCGGCGCGACGTCGTGCTCGCCCGGATGGCCGAGCTCGGCCTGGCCGACCCCGCCGCCGTGGCGGAGGCCCGCAGCGCGCCGGTGACCCTCACGCCCGGCGACGGCCCGCCGCGCGGCTGCCGCGAGGCCCGGATCGGCGGCTTCTTCTGCGACTACGCGCTGAGCTACCTGACCGACACCCTCGGCGTCGCCCGTGAGCGGATCGAGACCGGGGGTCTCACCGTCGAGACGACGCTCGACCCGGTGATGCAGCAGGCCGGGGACGCCGCCGTCCGGCAGACCCTGGCGCTGGAGGACCCCCGCGCCGGCATCTACACCGCCGTGGAGCCGGGCACCGGCCGGGTGCTCGCCATGTCGGTCAACCGCATCTTCGGTGCGGCGCAGGGTGACCGGACGAGGACGACGGTGAACCTCCCCGTCGTCGCCGGCCAGGGCGCCGGCTCGACGTACAAGGTGTTCACCGCGGCCGCCGCGCTCGAGCAGGGCTTCGGGCTCGGCCACGTGATCAGCACGCCGGATCCATACGTCTCCACGGTCTACCGGGACGGCGACGGGCCCTACGACGTCGAGAACGCCGGCCGCTATCGCCAGCGGCTGGACATGGAGCAGGCGCTCTACATGTCCTCGAACACCTACTTCCTCGCGCTGGAGGACCAACTCGGCAGCGTCGAGGCGCCGGTGCGCATGGCCCAGCGGCTGGGGCTGGCCTCCCTGGATCCCGTCGCCGACCAGATCGTCGCCGAGAACCGCGGCTCGTTCACCTTCGGCCCCGAGGCCACCAGCCCGCTGCACCTGGCGAACGCCTACGCCACGCTCGCCGCCGGCGGTACCCGGTGCGCGCCGAACCCGATCGCCCGCGTCCTCGACCGCGACGGCCAGCCGCTGCTCGGCGAGGACGGCCAGCCGCTCGGCGGGCCGCGGTGCGAGGGCGAGGTGGTGCCCCCGGGGCTGGCGCACACCCTCAACCAGGCGCTGCGCAAGGACGTCGAACCCGGCAACCCCGGGCAGACCGGCCGCCGCGCGTACATCCCGGGGCACCAGATCGCCGGGAAGACCGGGACCACCCAGAACAACTACTCGATCGCCTTCGTCGGCTACACCCCCCAGATCGCGGCCAGCGTCATGGTCTACGACCCCGTGGAGAACCGGGACGTCGGTGGCTTCGGTGGTGGTAAGGGTGCCCAGATCTGGCACGACGCCCTCCAGCCGATCCTCGGCGCACGCCAGCCGGTTCCCTTTCCGCCGGCCGACCCGTTCTTCGTGCAGGGCACCCGGGCGACCGTGCCCCCAGGCTGCATCGGCCGGTCGGCCGACCGGTGCCGCGGGCTGCTGGGCTCCCGGAACCTCGGCGCCGTCCTCATCGCGGTCGACAGCGCCCGCCCGCCGGGCGTCGTGGTGGGCATCGACCCAGGCCCGGGGACGGTCGTCGACCAGAGCCGCGCCGTGTCGGTGCTGGTCAGCAACGGCGCGCGGTGGGTCCCCCCGCCGCCGCCCCCGCCGACGCCCGAGCCGACGCCCACTCCTCAGCCTCCGGCGCCGACCGAGCCGACGACTCCTCCTCCGCCGCCGTCGACCGAGCCGACGCCCGAGCCGACGCCCACTCCTCAGCCTCCGGCGCCGACCGAGCCGACGCCGCCCCCTCCGGCACCGACGGAGCCGTCGCCGACCGAGCCGACGCCACCTCCGGCGCCGGCCGAACCGACGCCTCCTCCGCCGGCGCCGACCGAGCCGACGCCGCCCCCTCCGGCACCGACGGAGCCGTCGCCGACCGAGCGGACGCCGCCCCCTCCGGCACCGACGGAGCCGTCGCCGACCGAGCCGACGCCAGCTCCGGCGCCGGCCGAACCGACGCCACCTCCTCCGCCGCCGGCCGAACCGACAGCGGGCACGCCTGAGCCGCCGCCGGAGACGGCAGCGCCGTCGCCGAGCGCGGCGGAGGAGTAG